In a single window of the Nodularia spumigena CCY9414 genome:
- a CDS encoding energy-coupling factor ABC transporter permease, giving the protein MGVLSFYMIVGASKPAYGMHIMEGYLPGNWAIFWWVVALPFLVLGLRALTRITQANPELKLLLALAGAFAFVLSALKIPSVTGSSSHPTGTGLGAVLFGPLAMSVLGTLVLLFQALLLAHGGLTTLGANAFSMAIAGPFAAYWIYHLTKGLTGKPRIAIFLAAALANLLTYIITSVQLALAFPAPVGGFMASFAKFAGIFAITQVPLAISEGLLTVLVWNWLQSYTPQELELLNLIKREPQSNE; this is encoded by the coding sequence ATGGGGGTTCTCAGCTTTTACATGATTGTGGGAGCATCTAAACCAGCTTATGGGATGCACATTATGGAAGGCTACTTACCAGGGAATTGGGCAATTTTTTGGTGGGTGGTAGCATTACCATTTTTGGTTTTAGGATTGCGAGCGCTAACTCGGATCACCCAAGCCAATCCAGAATTAAAATTACTTTTAGCATTAGCAGGAGCCTTTGCTTTTGTTTTGTCAGCGCTGAAAATACCTTCAGTTACAGGTAGTTCTTCCCATCCTACAGGTACTGGCTTAGGAGCCGTATTATTTGGACCTTTAGCGATGTCTGTGTTAGGTACGCTGGTTTTGCTGTTTCAAGCCTTGCTGTTAGCACATGGCGGTTTAACAACACTGGGAGCGAATGCTTTTTCAATGGCGATCGCTGGTCCATTTGCCGCCTATTGGATATATCATCTGACAAAGGGGCTCACTGGTAAGCCCAGAATTGCCATATTTTTAGCCGCAGCTTTAGCAAATTTACTCACTTACATCATTACTTCTGTACAACTGGCTTTAGCTTTTCCTGCTCCTGTGGGTGGGTTTATGGCATCATTCGCCAAGTTTGCGGGCATTTTCGCTATTACTCAAGTGCCTTTGGCAATTAGCGAAGGATTGCTGACTGTATTGGTGTGGAACTGGTTACAATCTTACACGCCTCAAGAACTGGAACTATTGAATTTAATTAAAAGGGAACCCCAAAGTAATGAGTAA
- a CDS encoding energy-coupling factor ABC transporter substrate-binding protein: MSKSKTKLSNWLLVVGVITLAVAPLIFIRDAEFGGADGEAEAAIGEVQPGYEPWFKPVFEPPSGEVESLLFTSQAALGAGVIGYVIGLYKERNRQTRNKG, translated from the coding sequence ATGAGTAAGTCTAAAACAAAATTGAGTAATTGGCTATTGGTAGTAGGAGTGATTACTTTAGCAGTTGCACCCTTAATATTTATCCGGGATGCAGAATTTGGTGGTGCGGATGGAGAAGCCGAAGCAGCGATTGGGGAAGTTCAGCCTGGATATGAACCTTGGTTTAAACCTGTTTTTGAACCGCCTAGTGGTGAAGTAGAAAGCTTGTTATTCACTTCTCAAGCTGCTTTGGGTGCTGGAGTAATTGGTTATGTGATTGGATTATATAAGGAGCGTAATCGACAGACAAGGAATAAAGGATGA
- the cbiQ gene encoding cobalt ECF transporter T component CbiQ — translation MTLQIDTLAYTNRLRWLAPEQKLLFAIALLILTAFAHPPIQIIIAIWVSSWTVIYAKIPLTIYLKLVYIAILFWLTSFPALVINGIDINYLNLIQDDAIIGLNVGDYYIYISHYGIEQGWTILTRAIASLSCLYFVMLTIPFTELLQTLRRFGFPVILTDILLLMYRFIFVLLNTASEIWFAQQSRSGYRTFSIGIKSLSLLIGQLLRRTLENYRQVSLSLASRGFNGEFKVWHPHRYNFSKRYAIEAIIGYVVLIVLEWG, via the coding sequence ATGACGCTGCAAATAGATACTCTGGCTTATACTAATCGGTTGCGATGGTTAGCACCAGAGCAAAAATTATTATTTGCGATCGCCTTATTAATTCTCACAGCCTTTGCTCATCCCCCAATCCAAATTATAATTGCTATTTGGGTGAGTAGTTGGACAGTGATTTATGCCAAAATTCCCCTAACAATATATCTAAAATTAGTTTATATTGCTATTTTGTTCTGGTTAACAAGTTTCCCAGCTTTAGTAATTAATGGTATAGATATTAATTATTTAAATTTGATCCAAGATGATGCAATAATTGGGTTGAATGTTGGTGATTATTATATATATATTAGTCATTATGGAATAGAGCAAGGATGGACAATTTTAACACGAGCGATCGCTTCACTTTCTTGCTTATATTTTGTCATGTTAACTATCCCATTTACTGAACTTTTACAAACCTTGCGCCGCTTTGGTTTTCCAGTGATATTAACAGACATTTTATTATTAATGTACCGTTTTATTTTCGTCTTATTAAACACAGCTTCCGAAATTTGGTTTGCACAACAGTCTCGTAGTGGCTACCGCACTTTTAGCATTGGGATCAAAAGTTTATCGCTATTGATTGGACAACTACTCAGGCGCACCCTAGAGAACTATCGTCAAGTCTCTTTAAGTTTAGCTTCACGGGGTTTTAATGGCGAATTTAAAGTTTGGCATCCCCATCGTTATAATTTCTCCAAACGCTACGCCATAGAAGCAATTATCGGATATGTAGTTTTAATAGTATTAGAATGGGGCTAG
- a CDS encoding energy-coupling factor ABC transporter ATP-binding protein, with protein MQQSLLEFEQVDYTYPGTQQSVLNNLTLKIPSKKKCALIGQNGCGKTTLFLLANGLYKPQKGNLKWQGKPLKYDRKSLLELRQKVGLIFQDPEQQLVASTVEEDISYGLCNMGLPTAEIQQRVEQALVEFGLTELAQRPVHHLSLGQKKRVSIADVMVLKPELLLLDEPTAYLDRLHTRNLMATLKNIHASGTTILMATHDLDLVYRWADWVFVMDRGQLMLEGNPQDVFKQREMLEELQLGVPLIYEMLFTEEIAEQRQLWEQLHQKILKLFPYF; from the coding sequence ATGCAGCAATCTTTACTAGAATTTGAGCAAGTAGATTACACTTATCCTGGTACACAACAATCAGTTTTAAATAATTTAACACTGAAGATACCATCAAAAAAGAAATGTGCATTAATCGGTCAAAATGGTTGTGGAAAAACCACACTATTTTTATTAGCTAATGGTTTATATAAACCCCAAAAAGGAAATCTTAAATGGCAAGGAAAGCCGCTAAAATATGACCGTAAATCTTTGCTGGAATTACGCCAAAAAGTCGGTCTAATTTTTCAAGATCCAGAGCAACAATTGGTAGCCTCGACTGTTGAAGAAGATATTTCTTATGGTTTGTGTAATATGGGATTACCAACAGCAGAAATTCAACAACGCGTTGAGCAAGCCTTAGTTGAGTTTGGATTAACTGAATTAGCTCAAAGACCTGTACATCATCTCAGCTTGGGACAAAAAAAACGAGTTTCTATTGCTGATGTCATGGTGCTTAAACCAGAACTGCTATTACTAGATGAACCAACAGCATATCTAGATAGGTTGCATACCCGTAACTTAATGGCGACCCTAAAAAATATTCATGCTTCTGGAACAACCATATTAATGGCAACCCATGACCTGGATTTAGTATATCGTTGGGCAGACTGGGTGTTTGTCATGGATAGAGGACAACTTATGTTAGAAGGAAATCCCCAGGATGTCTTTAAGCAACGCGAAATGCTGGAAGAACTACAGTTAGGAGTACCACTAATATATGAAATGTTATTTACTGAAGAAATAGCCGAACAAAGACAACTTTGGGAACAACTGCACCAGAAAATATTAAAATTATTCCCTTATTTTTAG
- a CDS encoding energy-coupling factor ABC transporter permease, which translates to MHIPDGFLSVPVAGATSLVSAVALVVACGRSQEAFGIRRAPILGLTTAFIFAAQMVNFPVAGGTSGHLLGGTLAAIVLGSPWAGMLCIATVFIIQAVLFADGGITALGANILNAAVISVWVGWVLTQTLQRLFGGSKGRLPLAAGIAAGISIVVASVACAIQLVLSGTASAGIVLPAMAGVHILIGVVEGLITGGVVAYLATARPDLLPGEEQKFQGWLVPVISILLVAGVLSLVASGWPDGLERVAENVGFIDLAEQVRIEVPTPLADYEIPSLGLIGTSIAGLVGSVVSFGVAFGIAKVMKPKNA; encoded by the coding sequence ATGCATATTCCTGATGGATTTCTTTCAGTTCCCGTAGCTGGGGCGACGAGTTTAGTGAGTGCTGTAGCACTGGTTGTGGCTTGCGGGCGATCGCAAGAAGCTTTTGGTATCCGTCGCGCCCCCATACTAGGCTTAACCACCGCTTTTATTTTTGCCGCTCAGATGGTCAATTTTCCCGTAGCAGGAGGCACTAGCGGTCACTTATTGGGGGGAACCTTAGCGGCGATAGTTTTGGGCAGTCCCTGGGCGGGAATGTTATGTATTGCCACAGTGTTCATTATTCAAGCTGTGCTATTTGCCGATGGTGGAATCACAGCCTTGGGAGCAAATATTTTAAATGCAGCCGTAATTTCTGTTTGGGTGGGCTGGGTGTTAACCCAAACCTTACAACGGCTATTTGGAGGCTCTAAAGGTCGCTTACCTCTGGCGGCTGGTATTGCTGCTGGTATCAGCATAGTTGTGGCATCTGTGGCTTGTGCCATTCAGTTAGTGCTTTCTGGAACAGCATCCGCAGGTATAGTTTTACCAGCTATGGCAGGAGTACATATTCTGATTGGGGTTGTGGAAGGATTGATTACTGGCGGTGTGGTAGCTTACCTAGCGACAGCCAGACCAGATTTACTTCCAGGGGAGGAGCAGAAATTTCAAGGATGGTTAGTACCTGTGATCAGCATTTTATTAGTTGCTGGTGTGTTATCTTTGGTGGCTTCAGGATGGCCTGACGGTTTGGAAAGAGTTGCAGAAAACGTAGGTTTTATAGATTTAGCCGAGCAAGTGCGAATAGAAGTGCCAACACCCTTAGCCGACTACGAAATTCCATCTTTAGGACTAATTGGTACGAGTATTGCGGGTTTGGTAGGATCTGTGGTGAGCTTTGGTGTAGCTTTTGGAATTGCCAAGGTAATGAAACCCAAAAATGCTTAA
- a CDS encoding energy-coupling factor transporter transmembrane component T family protein: MLKIALPLRLHLSLVIVVGAALLNYDAWLCLGVYGAIAVFWAVSLRVPIPQLAGLLGTELIFLSFMALPLGWERASFLLVRSLVSLVTMNTFLLTLPPHSFGIALKSLPVPAPIKANLLLAGQYLEILLDEVTRMQRSAQLRGLNGAVSWLRYTSAAMIGALYLRSLDRAERVYAAMVIRGYNGQLPVDATFKPKERFALLVAWAIAACLTITSYKITR; this comes from the coding sequence ATGCTTAAAATTGCTTTGCCGTTACGCTTGCATCTGTCTTTAGTAATTGTGGTAGGGGCAGCTTTATTAAACTATGATGCTTGGCTTTGCTTGGGCGTATATGGGGCGATCGCTGTTTTTTGGGCAGTATCTTTACGTGTACCCATTCCCCAGTTAGCAGGGCTACTCGGTACTGAATTAATTTTCCTCTCATTTATGGCATTACCCTTGGGATGGGAACGAGCGAGTTTTTTATTGGTGCGTTCCTTGGTTTCTCTGGTTACCATGAATACTTTTTTGTTAACTTTACCTCCCCATAGTTTCGGTATTGCCTTGAAAAGTTTACCCGTACCCGCACCTATTAAGGCTAATTTATTATTAGCCGGGCAGTACCTAGAAATTTTGCTCGATGAAGTTACACGAATGCAGCGCAGCGCTCAATTGCGGGGTTTAAATGGTGCGGTGTCATGGTTGCGCTACACCAGTGCGGCGATGATTGGAGCCTTGTATCTCCGCAGTTTAGATAGAGCAGAGCGTGTTTATGCTGCAATGGTAATTCGTGGTTACAATGGGCAGTTACCTGTAGATGCAACATTCAAACCAAAAGAGCGTTTTGCCTTATTAGTAGCTTGGGCGATCGCAGCGTGCTTGACCATAACTTCTTACAAGATTACCCGGTAA
- a CDS encoding energy-coupling factor ABC transporter ATP-binding protein: MKSLTFDPQVPTDKRVVEVQNLVYAYANQEPVLQELSFTLNAGDRVALMGATGSGKSTLLENLMGLKQPRSGKILINGIPIEPKTLPQVRRYIGFSFQDANDQLFMPTILEDITFGPRNYGVPPAIAIDRARELLTDFGLEAYAHRSAHELSGGQRRLAALAAILALDPTILILDEPTNGLDPAWRRHLAQVLLKLPVQVMLIASHELHWLGKVTQRALVLSGGRIQIDSEIQALLQEKDTLNQLNLPVDW; encoded by the coding sequence TTGAAATCTTTGACTTTTGATCCCCAAGTTCCCACAGATAAACGTGTAGTTGAGGTACAAAATCTGGTATATGCCTATGCTAACCAGGAACCAGTATTGCAAGAACTTTCCTTTACCTTGAATGCAGGCGATCGCGTGGCGTTAATGGGTGCAACTGGTTCTGGTAAAAGCACCTTATTGGAAAACCTGATGGGTTTAAAACAACCCCGTTCAGGGAAAATTTTGATTAATGGTATCCCCATAGAACCGAAAACGCTCCCCCAAGTGCGGCGTTACATTGGTTTTAGCTTTCAAGATGCCAATGACCAACTATTTATGCCCACCATCTTAGAAGATATTACCTTTGGACCACGCAATTACGGTGTTCCCCCAGCCATAGCTATTGATCGCGCCAGGGAATTATTAACAGATTTTGGTCTAGAAGCCTACGCTCACCGTTCCGCTCATGAACTTTCTGGAGGACAAAGACGACTTGCGGCTTTAGCGGCGATTTTAGCCCTAGATCCGACAATTCTGATTTTAGATGAACCAACTAACGGACTTGATCCCGCATGGCGACGGCACTTAGCGCAAGTATTATTAAAGTTGCCAGTGCAGGTAATGTTAATTGCTTCCCATGAATTACATTGGTTAGGAAAAGTGACTCAACGTGCTTTGGTGCTATCTGGTGGACGCATTCAAATAGACAGTGAGATTCAAGCACTTTTGCAAGAGAAAGATACTTTAAACCAGTTGAATTTGCCAGTTGATTGGTGA